One part of the Parambassis ranga chromosome 8, fParRan2.1, whole genome shotgun sequence genome encodes these proteins:
- the rfx1a gene encoding MHC class II regulatory factor RFX1a isoform X2: MATSGYIGEIQPAAQTQGAVVTVTTGQPDSSSAPSTAPQFLAEIQTTEATSTIVTPTCQCRTSPTEQATSITTQKPAADSQAQSTAQAQPAPTQYVTAEIQGSPTQTGNAQSTPQYIVVTVTEGTLHSSDSVSDSSPPPAVVQTGVPTQVVQQVQTAQQRSVVQATSQIAKTEPGTLSVTSLQPVHITQEVQQQLTTVPVQHVYTNQVQYVEGGDTNYTTSTISSTFPYADSPLYTQTTAAQYYEGQPPSGSPASTPGTPLTVSVTSGTTGAVSMFVAQPTSAAGGGATVVTTGGTTNGTGDGAGTNGGTAGSYVIQGGYMLGSSSSSSSSGGAAGNSQNYSHTARASPATVSITEGEESSVPSADKKVQWLLDNYETAEGVSLPRSTLYCHYLLHCQEQKLEPVNAASFGKLIRSVFMGLRTRRLGTRGNSKYHYYGLRIKAGSSLLRLMEDQQHLAMRQQPFSQKQRLKPVHKVEGMTNGTAAGAGQQQQQQQGSGHVDISTQVQQYQQFLDASRALPEFSDIDLQRKTLPEGIELEHIKSFQLLYREHCEAILDVMVNLQFTLVETLWKTFWRFSQSQAGDATLAVHDESEKRLPKSCLVLLCKYEPVLRWCRDCDNSLYQGLVEILIPDVLRPIPSALTQAIRNFAKSLESWLTNAMMNIPEEMVRIKVTSANAFAQTLRRYTSLNHLAQAARAVLQNTAQINQMLSDLNRVDFANVQEQASWVCRCEDRVVQRLEQDFKLTLQQQNSLEQWAAWLDGVVSQVLKPYQNSPAFPKAAKLFLLKWSFYSSMVIRDLTLRSAASFGSFHLIRLLYDEYMYYLIEHRVAQAKGETPIAVMGEFASLGRGLNQLDPDKEEEEEEEEESDDEGQELSLPSDAPVLGEESLEPPAKLARTDQRVLFTTGSADN; encoded by the exons ATGGCCACCTCAGGCTACATAGGTGAGATCCAGCCAGCAGCCCAAACCCAGGGTGCTGTTGTCACTGTCACAACGGGTCAACCTGACTCCAGCTCTGCCCCTTCAACAGCCCCTCAGTTTCTGGCTGAAATTCAGACTACTGAAGCCACTTCTACTATTGTCACACCCACATGCCAATGCCGAACTTCTCCCACTGAACAAGCCACCTCTATTACCACACAGAAGCCTGCAGCTGATAGTCAAGCTCAGTCCACAGCGCAGGCCCAGCCGGCTCCGACACAGTATGTGACTGCAGAGATCCAGGGCTCACCCACACAGACTGGGAATGCTCAAAGCACTCCTCAGTACATCGTTGTCACAGTCACAG AGGGCACCCTTCACTCAAGTGACAGTGTATCAGACTCCAGTCCCCCTCCAGCTGTTGTGCAGACTGGAGTTCCCACCCAGGTTGTTCAACAGGTACAGACAGCCCAGCAg AGGTCGGTGGTGCAGGCCACCTCCCAGATAGCAAAGACTGAGCCAGGCACTCTTAGTGTCACCAGTCTACAGCCTGTCCATATCACCCAGGAG gtccagcagcagctcacaaCAGTCCCAGTGCAACATGTATACACCAATCAAGTGCAGTATGTGGAAGGAGGAGACACCAACTACACAACCAGCACTAT ATCCAGCACCTTCCCATATGCTGACAGCCCCCTGTACACCCAGACCACAGCTGCTCAGTATTATGAAGGCCAGCCACCTTCAGGCTCACCGGCTTCAACCCCAGGCACTCCTCTCACCGTCTCTGTGACTTCTGGCACTACAGGGGCTGTGTCCATGTTTGTGGCCCAGCCCACTAGCGCAGCAGGGGGAGGGGCCACCGTGGTGACCACCGGTGGTACCACCAATGGGACAGGGGATGGGGCAGGCACCAACGGTGGCACGGCAGGCAGCTATGTGATTCAGGGGGGTTACAtgctgggcagcagcagcagcagcagcagcagtggaggggCCGCTGGCAACAGTCAGAACTACTCACACACCGCCCGCGCCTCCCCAGCCACTGTGAGTATTACAGAGGGCGAGGAGAGTAGCGTGCCGTCGGCAGACAAGAAG GTACAGTGGTTGCTGGACAACTATGAGACAGCTGAAGGAGTGAGTCTGCCACGTTCCACCCTGTACTGCCACTACTTGCTGCACTGTCAGGAGCAGAAGCTGGAGCCTGTTAATGCTGCGTCTTTTGGGAAACTCATTAGATCTGTGTTCATGGGGCTACGCACACGACGCCTGGGCACACG GGGTAATTCTAAATACCACTATTATGGGCTGAGAATCAAGGCGGGTTCTTCTCTCCTTCGTCTGATGGAAGACCAACAACATCTGGCAATGAGGCAGCAACCATTCTCACAGAAACAGAG GTTGAAGCCTGTGCAtaaagtggagggaatgaccaatggcacagcagcaggagcaggccagcagcaacagcagcaacaggggTCGGGGCATGTGGATATCAGCACACAGGTTCAACAGTACCAGCAGTTCTTAG acgCATCAAGAGCTCTTCCAGAGTTCTCAGATATCGACCTCCAGCGAAAGACTCTTCCAGAAGGCATTGAGTTGGAGCACATAAAGAGCTTCCAGCTGCTGTACAGAGAACACTGTGAG GCCATTCTGGATGTGATGGTCAATCTGCAGTTTACCCTGGTAGAGACTCTGTGGAAGACCTTCTGGAGGTTCAGCCAAAGTCAGGCTGGCGATGCCACGTTGGCTGT TCACGATGAGTCAGAGAAGCGCCTCCCAAAGTCCTGTCTGGTGTTGCTGTGCAAATATGAGCCTGTGCTGCGCTGGTGCCGTGACTGTGACAACAGCCTGTACCAGGGCCTGGTTGAGATCCTCATCCCTGATGTCCTCAGACCCATCCCCA GTGCCTTAACCCAAGCCATCCGCAACTTTGCCAAGAGCCTGGAGAGCTGGCTAACCAACGCCATGATGAACATCCCTGAGGAAATGGTCCGCATCAAG GTAACATCAGCCAATGCTTTTGCTCAAACATTGCGCCGCTACACCAGTCTGAACCACCTTGCCCAGGCTGCCCGTGCTGTCCTCCAGAACACAGCCCAGATCAATCAGATGCTGTCTGACCTGAACCGTGTTGACTTTGCTAACGTCCAG GAGCAAGCCTCGTGGGTGTGCCGGTGTGAAGACCGTGTTGTTCAGCGGCTGGAGCAGGACTTCAAGCTCACCCTTCAGCAGCAGAACTCGTTAGAGCAGTGGGCTGCTTGGCTTGATGGCGTTGTCTCTCAGGTCCTAAAGCCCTACCAGAACAGCCCTGCCTTCCCTAAGGCTGCCAAGCTGTTCCTTCTGAAGTGGTCATTTTACAG CTCCATGGTAATCAGAGACTTGACTCTGCGGAGTGCAGCCAGTTTCGGATCCTTTCACCTGATCCGCCTGCTGTATGATGAATACATGTACTACCTTATAGAGCACAGAGTGGCCCAGGCTAAAGGAGAAACGCCTATTGCGGTCATGGGAGAG TTTGCCAGTTTGGGCCGTGGTCTGAACCAGCTGGATCCTGACaaag aggaagaagaagaggaggaggaggagagtgacgATGAAGGTCAGGAGCTGTCGCTTCCATCAGATGCGCCAGTATTAGGGGAAGAGTCACTGGAACCACCTGCAAAGTTGGCCAGAACTGACCAGAGAGTCCTGTTCACCACCGGGTCAGCTGACAACTAA
- the rfx1a gene encoding MHC class II regulatory factor RFX1a isoform X4, whose protein sequence is MATSGYIGEIQPAAQTQGAVVTVTTGQPDSSSAPSTAPQFLAEIQTTEATSTIVTPTCQCRTSPTEQATSITTQKPAADSQAQSTAQAQPAPTQYVTAEIQGSPTQTGNAQSTPQYIVVTVTEGTLHSSDSVSDSSPPPAVVQTGVPTQVVQQVQTAQQRSVVQATSQIAKTEPGTLSVTSLQPVHITQEVQQQLTTVPVQHVYTNQVQYVEGGDTNYTTSTIRSSTFPYADSPLYTQTTAAQYYEGQPPSGSPASTPGTPLTVSVTSGTTGAVSMFVAQPTSAAGGGATVVTTGGTTNGTGDGAGTNGGTAGSYVIQGGYMLGSSSSSSSSGGAAGNSQNYSHTARASPATWLLDNYETAEGVSLPRSTLYCHYLLHCQEQKLEPVNAASFGKLIRSVFMGLRTRRLGTRGNSKYHYYGLRIKAGSSLLRLMEDQQHLAMRQQPFSQKQRLKPVHKVEGMTNGTAAGAGQQQQQQQGSGHVDISTQVQQYQQFLDASRALPEFSDIDLQRKTLPEGIELEHIKSFQLLYREHCEAILDVMVNLQFTLVETLWKTFWRFSQSQAGDATLAVHDESEKRLPKSCLVLLCKYEPVLRWCRDCDNSLYQGLVEILIPDVLRPIPSALTQAIRNFAKSLESWLTNAMMNIPEEMVRIKVTSANAFAQTLRRYTSLNHLAQAARAVLQNTAQINQMLSDLNRVDFANVQEQASWVCRCEDRVVQRLEQDFKLTLQQQNSLEQWAAWLDGVVSQVLKPYQNSPAFPKAAKLFLLKWSFYSSMVIRDLTLRSAASFGSFHLIRLLYDEYMYYLIEHRVAQAKGETPIAVMGEFASLGRGLNQLDPDKEEEEEEEEESDDEGQELSLPSDAPVLGEESLEPPAKLARTDQRVLFTTGSADN, encoded by the exons ATGGCCACCTCAGGCTACATAGGTGAGATCCAGCCAGCAGCCCAAACCCAGGGTGCTGTTGTCACTGTCACAACGGGTCAACCTGACTCCAGCTCTGCCCCTTCAACAGCCCCTCAGTTTCTGGCTGAAATTCAGACTACTGAAGCCACTTCTACTATTGTCACACCCACATGCCAATGCCGAACTTCTCCCACTGAACAAGCCACCTCTATTACCACACAGAAGCCTGCAGCTGATAGTCAAGCTCAGTCCACAGCGCAGGCCCAGCCGGCTCCGACACAGTATGTGACTGCAGAGATCCAGGGCTCACCCACACAGACTGGGAATGCTCAAAGCACTCCTCAGTACATCGTTGTCACAGTCACAG AGGGCACCCTTCACTCAAGTGACAGTGTATCAGACTCCAGTCCCCCTCCAGCTGTTGTGCAGACTGGAGTTCCCACCCAGGTTGTTCAACAGGTACAGACAGCCCAGCAg AGGTCGGTGGTGCAGGCCACCTCCCAGATAGCAAAGACTGAGCCAGGCACTCTTAGTGTCACCAGTCTACAGCCTGTCCATATCACCCAGGAG gtccagcagcagctcacaaCAGTCCCAGTGCAACATGTATACACCAATCAAGTGCAGTATGTGGAAGGAGGAGACACCAACTACACAACCAGCACTAT TAGATCCAGCACCTTCCCATATGCTGACAGCCCCCTGTACACCCAGACCACAGCTGCTCAGTATTATGAAGGCCAGCCACCTTCAGGCTCACCGGCTTCAACCCCAGGCACTCCTCTCACCGTCTCTGTGACTTCTGGCACTACAGGGGCTGTGTCCATGTTTGTGGCCCAGCCCACTAGCGCAGCAGGGGGAGGGGCCACCGTGGTGACCACCGGTGGTACCACCAATGGGACAGGGGATGGGGCAGGCACCAACGGTGGCACGGCAGGCAGCTATGTGATTCAGGGGGGTTACAtgctgggcagcagcagcagcagcagcagcagtggaggggCCGCTGGCAACAGTCAGAACTACTCACACACCGCCCGCGCCTCCCCAGCCACT TGGTTGCTGGACAACTATGAGACAGCTGAAGGAGTGAGTCTGCCACGTTCCACCCTGTACTGCCACTACTTGCTGCACTGTCAGGAGCAGAAGCTGGAGCCTGTTAATGCTGCGTCTTTTGGGAAACTCATTAGATCTGTGTTCATGGGGCTACGCACACGACGCCTGGGCACACG GGGTAATTCTAAATACCACTATTATGGGCTGAGAATCAAGGCGGGTTCTTCTCTCCTTCGTCTGATGGAAGACCAACAACATCTGGCAATGAGGCAGCAACCATTCTCACAGAAACAGAG GTTGAAGCCTGTGCAtaaagtggagggaatgaccaatggcacagcagcaggagcaggccagcagcaacagcagcaacaggggTCGGGGCATGTGGATATCAGCACACAGGTTCAACAGTACCAGCAGTTCTTAG acgCATCAAGAGCTCTTCCAGAGTTCTCAGATATCGACCTCCAGCGAAAGACTCTTCCAGAAGGCATTGAGTTGGAGCACATAAAGAGCTTCCAGCTGCTGTACAGAGAACACTGTGAG GCCATTCTGGATGTGATGGTCAATCTGCAGTTTACCCTGGTAGAGACTCTGTGGAAGACCTTCTGGAGGTTCAGCCAAAGTCAGGCTGGCGATGCCACGTTGGCTGT TCACGATGAGTCAGAGAAGCGCCTCCCAAAGTCCTGTCTGGTGTTGCTGTGCAAATATGAGCCTGTGCTGCGCTGGTGCCGTGACTGTGACAACAGCCTGTACCAGGGCCTGGTTGAGATCCTCATCCCTGATGTCCTCAGACCCATCCCCA GTGCCTTAACCCAAGCCATCCGCAACTTTGCCAAGAGCCTGGAGAGCTGGCTAACCAACGCCATGATGAACATCCCTGAGGAAATGGTCCGCATCAAG GTAACATCAGCCAATGCTTTTGCTCAAACATTGCGCCGCTACACCAGTCTGAACCACCTTGCCCAGGCTGCCCGTGCTGTCCTCCAGAACACAGCCCAGATCAATCAGATGCTGTCTGACCTGAACCGTGTTGACTTTGCTAACGTCCAG GAGCAAGCCTCGTGGGTGTGCCGGTGTGAAGACCGTGTTGTTCAGCGGCTGGAGCAGGACTTCAAGCTCACCCTTCAGCAGCAGAACTCGTTAGAGCAGTGGGCTGCTTGGCTTGATGGCGTTGTCTCTCAGGTCCTAAAGCCCTACCAGAACAGCCCTGCCTTCCCTAAGGCTGCCAAGCTGTTCCTTCTGAAGTGGTCATTTTACAG CTCCATGGTAATCAGAGACTTGACTCTGCGGAGTGCAGCCAGTTTCGGATCCTTTCACCTGATCCGCCTGCTGTATGATGAATACATGTACTACCTTATAGAGCACAGAGTGGCCCAGGCTAAAGGAGAAACGCCTATTGCGGTCATGGGAGAG TTTGCCAGTTTGGGCCGTGGTCTGAACCAGCTGGATCCTGACaaag aggaagaagaagaggaggaggaggagagtgacgATGAAGGTCAGGAGCTGTCGCTTCCATCAGATGCGCCAGTATTAGGGGAAGAGTCACTGGAACCACCTGCAAAGTTGGCCAGAACTGACCAGAGAGTCCTGTTCACCACCGGGTCAGCTGACAACTAA
- the rfx1a gene encoding MHC class II regulatory factor RFX1a isoform X3, which translates to MATSGYIGEIQPAAQTQGAVVTVTTGQPDSSSAPSTAPQFLAEIQTTEATSTIVTPTCQCRTSPTEQATSITTQKPAADSQAQSTAQAQPAPTQYVTAEIQGSPTQTGNAQSTPQYIVVTVTEGTLHSSDSVSDSSPPPAVVQTGVPTQVVQQVQTAQQRSVVQATSQIAKTEPGTLSVTSLQPVHITQEVQQQLTTVPVQHVYTNQVQYVEGGDTNYTTSTIRSSTFPYADSPLYTQTTAAQYYEGQPPSGSPASTPGTPLTVSVTSGTTGAVSMFVAQPTSAAGGGATVVTTGGTTNGTGDGAGTNGGTAGSYVIQGGYMLGSSSSSSSSGGAAGNSQNYSHTARASPATVQWLLDNYETAEGVSLPRSTLYCHYLLHCQEQKLEPVNAASFGKLIRSVFMGLRTRRLGTRGNSKYHYYGLRIKAGSSLLRLMEDQQHLAMRQQPFSQKQRLKPVHKVEGMTNGTAAGAGQQQQQQQGSGHVDISTQVQQYQQFLDASRALPEFSDIDLQRKTLPEGIELEHIKSFQLLYREHCEAILDVMVNLQFTLVETLWKTFWRFSQSQAGDATLAVHDESEKRLPKSCLVLLCKYEPVLRWCRDCDNSLYQGLVEILIPDVLRPIPSALTQAIRNFAKSLESWLTNAMMNIPEEMVRIKVTSANAFAQTLRRYTSLNHLAQAARAVLQNTAQINQMLSDLNRVDFANVQEQASWVCRCEDRVVQRLEQDFKLTLQQQNSLEQWAAWLDGVVSQVLKPYQNSPAFPKAAKLFLLKWSFYSSMVIRDLTLRSAASFGSFHLIRLLYDEYMYYLIEHRVAQAKGETPIAVMGEFASLGRGLNQLDPDKEEEEEEEEESDDEGQELSLPSDAPVLGEESLEPPAKLARTDQRVLFTTGSADN; encoded by the exons ATGGCCACCTCAGGCTACATAGGTGAGATCCAGCCAGCAGCCCAAACCCAGGGTGCTGTTGTCACTGTCACAACGGGTCAACCTGACTCCAGCTCTGCCCCTTCAACAGCCCCTCAGTTTCTGGCTGAAATTCAGACTACTGAAGCCACTTCTACTATTGTCACACCCACATGCCAATGCCGAACTTCTCCCACTGAACAAGCCACCTCTATTACCACACAGAAGCCTGCAGCTGATAGTCAAGCTCAGTCCACAGCGCAGGCCCAGCCGGCTCCGACACAGTATGTGACTGCAGAGATCCAGGGCTCACCCACACAGACTGGGAATGCTCAAAGCACTCCTCAGTACATCGTTGTCACAGTCACAG AGGGCACCCTTCACTCAAGTGACAGTGTATCAGACTCCAGTCCCCCTCCAGCTGTTGTGCAGACTGGAGTTCCCACCCAGGTTGTTCAACAGGTACAGACAGCCCAGCAg AGGTCGGTGGTGCAGGCCACCTCCCAGATAGCAAAGACTGAGCCAGGCACTCTTAGTGTCACCAGTCTACAGCCTGTCCATATCACCCAGGAG gtccagcagcagctcacaaCAGTCCCAGTGCAACATGTATACACCAATCAAGTGCAGTATGTGGAAGGAGGAGACACCAACTACACAACCAGCACTAT TAGATCCAGCACCTTCCCATATGCTGACAGCCCCCTGTACACCCAGACCACAGCTGCTCAGTATTATGAAGGCCAGCCACCTTCAGGCTCACCGGCTTCAACCCCAGGCACTCCTCTCACCGTCTCTGTGACTTCTGGCACTACAGGGGCTGTGTCCATGTTTGTGGCCCAGCCCACTAGCGCAGCAGGGGGAGGGGCCACCGTGGTGACCACCGGTGGTACCACCAATGGGACAGGGGATGGGGCAGGCACCAACGGTGGCACGGCAGGCAGCTATGTGATTCAGGGGGGTTACAtgctgggcagcagcagcagcagcagcagcagtggaggggCCGCTGGCAACAGTCAGAACTACTCACACACCGCCCGCGCCTCCCCAGCCACT GTACAGTGGTTGCTGGACAACTATGAGACAGCTGAAGGAGTGAGTCTGCCACGTTCCACCCTGTACTGCCACTACTTGCTGCACTGTCAGGAGCAGAAGCTGGAGCCTGTTAATGCTGCGTCTTTTGGGAAACTCATTAGATCTGTGTTCATGGGGCTACGCACACGACGCCTGGGCACACG GGGTAATTCTAAATACCACTATTATGGGCTGAGAATCAAGGCGGGTTCTTCTCTCCTTCGTCTGATGGAAGACCAACAACATCTGGCAATGAGGCAGCAACCATTCTCACAGAAACAGAG GTTGAAGCCTGTGCAtaaagtggagggaatgaccaatggcacagcagcaggagcaggccagcagcaacagcagcaacaggggTCGGGGCATGTGGATATCAGCACACAGGTTCAACAGTACCAGCAGTTCTTAG acgCATCAAGAGCTCTTCCAGAGTTCTCAGATATCGACCTCCAGCGAAAGACTCTTCCAGAAGGCATTGAGTTGGAGCACATAAAGAGCTTCCAGCTGCTGTACAGAGAACACTGTGAG GCCATTCTGGATGTGATGGTCAATCTGCAGTTTACCCTGGTAGAGACTCTGTGGAAGACCTTCTGGAGGTTCAGCCAAAGTCAGGCTGGCGATGCCACGTTGGCTGT TCACGATGAGTCAGAGAAGCGCCTCCCAAAGTCCTGTCTGGTGTTGCTGTGCAAATATGAGCCTGTGCTGCGCTGGTGCCGTGACTGTGACAACAGCCTGTACCAGGGCCTGGTTGAGATCCTCATCCCTGATGTCCTCAGACCCATCCCCA GTGCCTTAACCCAAGCCATCCGCAACTTTGCCAAGAGCCTGGAGAGCTGGCTAACCAACGCCATGATGAACATCCCTGAGGAAATGGTCCGCATCAAG GTAACATCAGCCAATGCTTTTGCTCAAACATTGCGCCGCTACACCAGTCTGAACCACCTTGCCCAGGCTGCCCGTGCTGTCCTCCAGAACACAGCCCAGATCAATCAGATGCTGTCTGACCTGAACCGTGTTGACTTTGCTAACGTCCAG GAGCAAGCCTCGTGGGTGTGCCGGTGTGAAGACCGTGTTGTTCAGCGGCTGGAGCAGGACTTCAAGCTCACCCTTCAGCAGCAGAACTCGTTAGAGCAGTGGGCTGCTTGGCTTGATGGCGTTGTCTCTCAGGTCCTAAAGCCCTACCAGAACAGCCCTGCCTTCCCTAAGGCTGCCAAGCTGTTCCTTCTGAAGTGGTCATTTTACAG CTCCATGGTAATCAGAGACTTGACTCTGCGGAGTGCAGCCAGTTTCGGATCCTTTCACCTGATCCGCCTGCTGTATGATGAATACATGTACTACCTTATAGAGCACAGAGTGGCCCAGGCTAAAGGAGAAACGCCTATTGCGGTCATGGGAGAG TTTGCCAGTTTGGGCCGTGGTCTGAACCAGCTGGATCCTGACaaag aggaagaagaagaggaggaggaggagagtgacgATGAAGGTCAGGAGCTGTCGCTTCCATCAGATGCGCCAGTATTAGGGGAAGAGTCACTGGAACCACCTGCAAAGTTGGCCAGAACTGACCAGAGAGTCCTGTTCACCACCGGGTCAGCTGACAACTAA
- the rfx1a gene encoding MHC class II regulatory factor RFX1a isoform X1, with protein sequence MATSGYIGEIQPAAQTQGAVVTVTTGQPDSSSAPSTAPQFLAEIQTTEATSTIVTPTCQCRTSPTEQATSITTQKPAADSQAQSTAQAQPAPTQYVTAEIQGSPTQTGNAQSTPQYIVVTVTEGTLHSSDSVSDSSPPPAVVQTGVPTQVVQQVQTAQQRSVVQATSQIAKTEPGTLSVTSLQPVHITQEVQQQLTTVPVQHVYTNQVQYVEGGDTNYTTSTIRSSTFPYADSPLYTQTTAAQYYEGQPPSGSPASTPGTPLTVSVTSGTTGAVSMFVAQPTSAAGGGATVVTTGGTTNGTGDGAGTNGGTAGSYVIQGGYMLGSSSSSSSSGGAAGNSQNYSHTARASPATVSITEGEESSVPSADKKVQWLLDNYETAEGVSLPRSTLYCHYLLHCQEQKLEPVNAASFGKLIRSVFMGLRTRRLGTRGNSKYHYYGLRIKAGSSLLRLMEDQQHLAMRQQPFSQKQRLKPVHKVEGMTNGTAAGAGQQQQQQQGSGHVDISTQVQQYQQFLDASRALPEFSDIDLQRKTLPEGIELEHIKSFQLLYREHCEAILDVMVNLQFTLVETLWKTFWRFSQSQAGDATLAVHDESEKRLPKSCLVLLCKYEPVLRWCRDCDNSLYQGLVEILIPDVLRPIPSALTQAIRNFAKSLESWLTNAMMNIPEEMVRIKVTSANAFAQTLRRYTSLNHLAQAARAVLQNTAQINQMLSDLNRVDFANVQEQASWVCRCEDRVVQRLEQDFKLTLQQQNSLEQWAAWLDGVVSQVLKPYQNSPAFPKAAKLFLLKWSFYSSMVIRDLTLRSAASFGSFHLIRLLYDEYMYYLIEHRVAQAKGETPIAVMGEFASLGRGLNQLDPDKEEEEEEEEESDDEGQELSLPSDAPVLGEESLEPPAKLARTDQRVLFTTGSADN encoded by the exons ATGGCCACCTCAGGCTACATAGGTGAGATCCAGCCAGCAGCCCAAACCCAGGGTGCTGTTGTCACTGTCACAACGGGTCAACCTGACTCCAGCTCTGCCCCTTCAACAGCCCCTCAGTTTCTGGCTGAAATTCAGACTACTGAAGCCACTTCTACTATTGTCACACCCACATGCCAATGCCGAACTTCTCCCACTGAACAAGCCACCTCTATTACCACACAGAAGCCTGCAGCTGATAGTCAAGCTCAGTCCACAGCGCAGGCCCAGCCGGCTCCGACACAGTATGTGACTGCAGAGATCCAGGGCTCACCCACACAGACTGGGAATGCTCAAAGCACTCCTCAGTACATCGTTGTCACAGTCACAG AGGGCACCCTTCACTCAAGTGACAGTGTATCAGACTCCAGTCCCCCTCCAGCTGTTGTGCAGACTGGAGTTCCCACCCAGGTTGTTCAACAGGTACAGACAGCCCAGCAg AGGTCGGTGGTGCAGGCCACCTCCCAGATAGCAAAGACTGAGCCAGGCACTCTTAGTGTCACCAGTCTACAGCCTGTCCATATCACCCAGGAG gtccagcagcagctcacaaCAGTCCCAGTGCAACATGTATACACCAATCAAGTGCAGTATGTGGAAGGAGGAGACACCAACTACACAACCAGCACTAT TAGATCCAGCACCTTCCCATATGCTGACAGCCCCCTGTACACCCAGACCACAGCTGCTCAGTATTATGAAGGCCAGCCACCTTCAGGCTCACCGGCTTCAACCCCAGGCACTCCTCTCACCGTCTCTGTGACTTCTGGCACTACAGGGGCTGTGTCCATGTTTGTGGCCCAGCCCACTAGCGCAGCAGGGGGAGGGGCCACCGTGGTGACCACCGGTGGTACCACCAATGGGACAGGGGATGGGGCAGGCACCAACGGTGGCACGGCAGGCAGCTATGTGATTCAGGGGGGTTACAtgctgggcagcagcagcagcagcagcagcagtggaggggCCGCTGGCAACAGTCAGAACTACTCACACACCGCCCGCGCCTCCCCAGCCACTGTGAGTATTACAGAGGGCGAGGAGAGTAGCGTGCCGTCGGCAGACAAGAAG GTACAGTGGTTGCTGGACAACTATGAGACAGCTGAAGGAGTGAGTCTGCCACGTTCCACCCTGTACTGCCACTACTTGCTGCACTGTCAGGAGCAGAAGCTGGAGCCTGTTAATGCTGCGTCTTTTGGGAAACTCATTAGATCTGTGTTCATGGGGCTACGCACACGACGCCTGGGCACACG GGGTAATTCTAAATACCACTATTATGGGCTGAGAATCAAGGCGGGTTCTTCTCTCCTTCGTCTGATGGAAGACCAACAACATCTGGCAATGAGGCAGCAACCATTCTCACAGAAACAGAG GTTGAAGCCTGTGCAtaaagtggagggaatgaccaatggcacagcagcaggagcaggccagcagcaacagcagcaacaggggTCGGGGCATGTGGATATCAGCACACAGGTTCAACAGTACCAGCAGTTCTTAG acgCATCAAGAGCTCTTCCAGAGTTCTCAGATATCGACCTCCAGCGAAAGACTCTTCCAGAAGGCATTGAGTTGGAGCACATAAAGAGCTTCCAGCTGCTGTACAGAGAACACTGTGAG GCCATTCTGGATGTGATGGTCAATCTGCAGTTTACCCTGGTAGAGACTCTGTGGAAGACCTTCTGGAGGTTCAGCCAAAGTCAGGCTGGCGATGCCACGTTGGCTGT TCACGATGAGTCAGAGAAGCGCCTCCCAAAGTCCTGTCTGGTGTTGCTGTGCAAATATGAGCCTGTGCTGCGCTGGTGCCGTGACTGTGACAACAGCCTGTACCAGGGCCTGGTTGAGATCCTCATCCCTGATGTCCTCAGACCCATCCCCA GTGCCTTAACCCAAGCCATCCGCAACTTTGCCAAGAGCCTGGAGAGCTGGCTAACCAACGCCATGATGAACATCCCTGAGGAAATGGTCCGCATCAAG GTAACATCAGCCAATGCTTTTGCTCAAACATTGCGCCGCTACACCAGTCTGAACCACCTTGCCCAGGCTGCCCGTGCTGTCCTCCAGAACACAGCCCAGATCAATCAGATGCTGTCTGACCTGAACCGTGTTGACTTTGCTAACGTCCAG GAGCAAGCCTCGTGGGTGTGCCGGTGTGAAGACCGTGTTGTTCAGCGGCTGGAGCAGGACTTCAAGCTCACCCTTCAGCAGCAGAACTCGTTAGAGCAGTGGGCTGCTTGGCTTGATGGCGTTGTCTCTCAGGTCCTAAAGCCCTACCAGAACAGCCCTGCCTTCCCTAAGGCTGCCAAGCTGTTCCTTCTGAAGTGGTCATTTTACAG CTCCATGGTAATCAGAGACTTGACTCTGCGGAGTGCAGCCAGTTTCGGATCCTTTCACCTGATCCGCCTGCTGTATGATGAATACATGTACTACCTTATAGAGCACAGAGTGGCCCAGGCTAAAGGAGAAACGCCTATTGCGGTCATGGGAGAG TTTGCCAGTTTGGGCCGTGGTCTGAACCAGCTGGATCCTGACaaag aggaagaagaagaggaggaggaggagagtgacgATGAAGGTCAGGAGCTGTCGCTTCCATCAGATGCGCCAGTATTAGGGGAAGAGTCACTGGAACCACCTGCAAAGTTGGCCAGAACTGACCAGAGAGTCCTGTTCACCACCGGGTCAGCTGACAACTAA